Proteins encoded by one window of Enterococcus saccharolyticus subsp. saccharolyticus:
- a CDS encoding DNA internalization-related competence protein ComEC/Rec2: MSNRKDYSWKNQLLFPLLCASSFLHAWLLQQPIFILIGCYFLGIICCKKQVTLVLLAVFCSFFVFLRAQQTKLPPVPIEKELVTKVHIFPDTIQLNGDLVNFEGSLSQGNIKGQYKLATEQEKNQWKIRKNWSKIIKVKGSFREIEQLRNQHGFHAQRFYFSTNQLGVFVIDEIIFEKDASGFAVLRKIRASCIDWLEENFPEKISTYFLALLVGYKSRDFHEIQDIYSSSGILHFFTISGSHVYLFYGWFLQLLRRTRLTFNEFSLISCIGIFFGIFLFGQEVSVLRASFLYLLNLFFKERQIHLSRMDRFSIVLFVLLLLDPKTLLQLSGILSLGMSWFILIQNDGDNHFFAQLWRSQVVSVLAAPIFMYTFFELPLLGGILTTVCGSFFTIFLPFSLFLCGLTLLGVPVSGLTNLLLYFIQGFEGLLRLTKSLVWVTGQPAMFSVVVAVISSLLLYHYHRKWLLFLPTFILIGSQLLSFETSVSFVDVGQGDSTVIQSPFKKEVYVIDTGGRLSFEQEAWQQRTYRSGAEYTLLPFLKGEGVRQIDGLFLTHGDADHLGDAAKVIEKIPVKWVYVGKGSLQHPSIQRLAKHLPKRTKIREVEMNEIIGKRVSLQVLAPKFGKGENEDSLVLTTKIRGMRFLMTGDLGKEGERKLLKDYPNLKVDVMKLGHHGSKTSTDYQFIAQIQLKEGIISCGKNNRFNHPHPEVLETLTANHVRVFRTDQSGMVRYLWGIKEQQPRLWLAKDY; encoded by the coding sequence ATGAGCAATAGAAAAGATTACTCTTGGAAAAATCAATTATTATTTCCGCTGTTGTGTGCAAGTAGTTTTTTGCATGCATGGTTATTACAGCAACCAATTTTCATATTGATTGGTTGCTATTTCTTAGGAATAATTTGCTGTAAAAAACAAGTAACATTAGTGTTACTCGCTGTTTTTTGCAGCTTTTTTGTTTTCTTACGCGCACAACAAACGAAATTACCACCTGTGCCTATTGAAAAAGAATTGGTCACTAAAGTCCACATTTTTCCTGACACGATTCAATTGAACGGGGATTTAGTTAATTTTGAAGGTTCATTATCGCAAGGAAATATCAAAGGGCAATACAAATTGGCGACTGAACAAGAAAAAAATCAATGGAAAATTCGGAAGAACTGGTCAAAAATTATCAAAGTTAAAGGATCTTTTCGAGAAATTGAACAGTTACGAAACCAACATGGATTTCATGCACAGCGGTTTTATTTTTCGACCAATCAATTAGGTGTTTTCGTGATTGATGAGATTATTTTTGAAAAAGACGCATCTGGTTTTGCAGTATTACGCAAGATTCGAGCGAGTTGTATTGATTGGTTGGAAGAAAATTTTCCTGAAAAAATTTCCACTTATTTTTTAGCACTACTCGTAGGTTATAAAAGTCGTGATTTTCATGAGATTCAAGACATTTATAGTAGTAGTGGTATTTTGCATTTCTTTACGATTTCAGGGAGTCACGTGTATTTATTTTATGGTTGGTTTTTGCAACTCTTACGGCGCACACGATTAACATTTAACGAATTTAGTCTAATTAGTTGTATCGGAATTTTCTTCGGGATTTTTTTATTTGGACAAGAAGTAAGTGTTTTACGTGCATCTTTCCTTTATTTATTGAATTTATTTTTTAAAGAAAGACAAATCCATTTGTCACGAATGGATCGCTTTAGTATCGTTTTGTTTGTACTTTTGTTATTGGATCCCAAAACATTATTACAGCTTTCAGGTATTTTATCTTTAGGAATGTCGTGGTTTATTTTAATTCAAAACGATGGAGATAATCATTTCTTTGCGCAACTATGGCGTTCTCAAGTGGTTTCAGTGTTGGCAGCGCCAATTTTTATGTATACATTTTTTGAATTACCCTTATTAGGTGGCATTTTAACGACTGTATGCGGGTCATTTTTTACTATTTTCTTACCTTTTAGTTTGTTCTTGTGCGGACTCACTCTATTAGGTGTCCCAGTATCTGGTCTAACAAACCTCTTGCTATACTTTATTCAAGGTTTTGAAGGATTATTGCGTCTGACTAAATCACTGGTTTGGGTAACTGGTCAACCAGCGATGTTTAGCGTTGTGGTGGCTGTCATCAGCAGTTTGTTACTTTATCACTATCATCGTAAATGGTTGCTTTTTCTACCTACATTCATTTTGATAGGTAGCCAATTGTTATCATTTGAGACGTCGGTTTCATTTGTTGATGTTGGTCAAGGGGATAGTACTGTTATTCAAAGTCCTTTCAAAAAGGAAGTTTATGTAATTGATACAGGAGGGAGATTGTCTTTTGAGCAAGAAGCATGGCAACAACGGACGTATCGTTCGGGAGCTGAATACACGTTATTGCCCTTTTTGAAAGGAGAGGGTGTTCGGCAAATTGATGGGTTATTTTTAACGCATGGGGATGCGGATCATTTGGGCGATGCTGCCAAAGTCATTGAAAAAATTCCTGTAAAATGGGTATATGTAGGCAAAGGGAGTTTACAACACCCAAGCATTCAACGTCTTGCTAAACATTTACCCAAACGTACAAAAATTCGAGAAGTAGAAATGAATGAAATTATTGGAAAGAGGGTATCACTACAAGTCTTAGCTCCTAAATTTGGCAAAGGTGAAAATGAGGATTCGCTTGTATTAACGACCAAGATTCGTGGTATGCGTTTTTTAATGACTGGTGATTTGGGAAAGGAAGGCGAAAGAAAACTTTTAAAAGACTATCCGAACTTAAAAGTCGACGTGATGAAACTTGGACATCACGGAAGCAAAACATCAACGGACTATCAATTTATTGCGCAAATTCAGCTAAAGGAAGGAATTATTTCATGTGGAAAAAATAATCGCTTTAACCATCCGCATCCAGAAGTATTAGAAACATTAACAGCAAATCATGTGCGTGTTTTTAGAACCGATCAATCAGGGATGGTTCGTTATTTATGGGGGATAAAAGAACAACAACCCCGTCTTTGGCTAGCGAAAGATTACTAG
- the holA gene encoding DNA polymerase III subunit delta: MNTQQALQEIRSQKFQSLYVVLGTEDFLQQQIREAFLASLNVDQDDLNFAQFDLEQDSLDMVLDEAQSTPFFGDYRLVFVDNPFFLTAEKKSNAPEHNIEGLLEYLKDPNDTSIVVFFAAYEKLDERKKITKQLKKAAAVIDVQPMKEEDVRRYLQQTLDNDGLVMARDAFELFIRLTDMRLSKAMQELEKLRLYAGEQKRISKQAVEQLVPKSLEDNVFDLTNYVLQGKTEAALRLYDDLYIQGEETIKINAILISQIRLLLQTAILMKIGYQQGNIAETLKVHPYRVKLAMQQAKKLNQKDLAHLYDELIENDYLIKSGRMEKEFLFQLFVLKTAHRLHGNGK; this comes from the coding sequence ATGAATACCCAACAAGCCTTACAAGAAATTCGTTCACAAAAATTCCAATCACTGTATGTCGTTTTAGGAACAGAAGATTTTTTACAACAACAAATTCGTGAAGCGTTTTTGGCAAGTTTGAATGTCGATCAGGATGACTTGAATTTTGCGCAATTTGATTTAGAACAAGATTCCTTAGACATGGTATTGGATGAAGCGCAATCGACGCCTTTTTTTGGTGATTATCGGTTAGTGTTTGTGGACAATCCGTTTTTTTTAACCGCAGAGAAAAAAAGCAATGCACCAGAGCATAATATTGAAGGTTTATTAGAATATCTTAAAGACCCAAACGACACATCAATTGTTGTCTTTTTTGCTGCTTATGAAAAATTAGATGAGCGTAAAAAGATTACCAAACAGCTAAAAAAAGCCGCCGCAGTCATCGATGTTCAACCAATGAAAGAAGAAGACGTTCGTCGTTATTTGCAACAGACGTTGGATAATGATGGGCTAGTGATGGCACGAGATGCGTTTGAATTGTTTATCCGTTTAACAGATATGCGTTTATCCAAAGCCATGCAAGAGTTAGAGAAACTGCGCTTATATGCAGGAGAACAAAAAAGAATTTCAAAACAAGCTGTGGAACAACTTGTCCCTAAGTCCTTAGAAGATAATGTTTTTGACTTAACAAATTATGTATTACAAGGAAAAACAGAAGCAGCTTTACGTTTGTATGATGACTTATATATTCAAGGAGAAGAGACGATTAAAATCAATGCAATTTTAATTAGTCAGATTCGTTTGTTACTGCAAACGGCAATTCTAATGAAAATTGGTTATCAACAAGGAAATATTGCAGAGACCTTAAAAGTGCATCCGTATCGGGTAAAACTTGCGATGCAACAAGCAAAAAAACTGAATCAAAAAGATTTAGCACATCTTTATGATGAGCTTATTGAAAATGATTACTTAATAAAAAGTGGACGCATGGAAAAAGAGTTTTTATTCCAATTATTTGTTTTGAAAACAGCTCATCGTTTACACGGAAACGGAAAATAA
- the rpsT gene encoding 30S ribosomal protein S20: MPNIESAIKRVRTSEVANAKNSSQLSTMRTAIKKFDQAVEAGADNVDALFKDAVKAIDMAESKGLIHKNKAGRDKSRLSKKIAK; this comes from the coding sequence ATGCCAAACATTGAATCTGCAATCAAACGTGTGCGTACAAGCGAAGTTGCTAACGCTAAAAATTCATCTCAATTGAGCACAATGCGTACAGCAATCAAAAAATTTGATCAAGCTGTTGAAGCCGGTGCTGATAACGTAGATGCGTTATTTAAAGATGCTGTCAAAGCAATCGATATGGCTGAGTCAAAAGGATTAATCCATAAAAACAAAGCTGGCCGTGACAAATCTCGTCTAAGCAAAAAAATCGCTAAATAA
- a CDS encoding inorganic phosphate transporter, with the protein MSIALVITVTLVMGVIFVNGWTDAPNAIATAVSTRVLRPNVAIGIAVVMNFLGALVMTFFNAQVAETISNIVSFDSQGIQAAQVALAASLFSIVVWAVAAWYFGIPTSESHALIAGLTGSAMALGGLNAVNGQEWTKVLIGLVVSTVLGFGGGYLITKLLVLIFRDVPRRKANKFFTWGQASAAAANAFLHGAQDGQKFMGVFMLGLFYNNLAEKTGNGFVIPIWVMALCSITMGIGTSVGGMRIIKSVGMDMVKLETYQGFSADLSAAICLFLASVFGIPVSTTHTKTTAIMGVGASRRLSSVDWRIVREMVFAWVMTFPGCGLIAYVMAKLFVAIF; encoded by the coding sequence TTGAGCATTGCATTAGTTATTACCGTTACACTTGTAATGGGTGTAATCTTTGTAAACGGATGGACAGATGCCCCGAATGCCATTGCGACTGCAGTTTCGACACGTGTCTTAAGACCGAATGTGGCGATTGGTATTGCGGTAGTAATGAACTTTTTAGGTGCATTAGTAATGACATTCTTTAATGCACAAGTAGCAGAAACAATTAGTAATATTGTTTCATTTGACTCTCAAGGAATTCAAGCAGCCCAAGTAGCGCTCGCAGCGTCGCTATTTTCTATTGTGGTTTGGGCAGTAGCAGCATGGTATTTTGGCATTCCAACTAGTGAATCACATGCGCTAATCGCAGGTTTAACTGGTTCAGCGATGGCATTAGGCGGTTTAAATGCTGTCAATGGACAAGAATGGACAAAAGTTCTTATTGGCTTAGTTGTTTCAACTGTCCTAGGATTTGGAGGCGGTTATTTAATCACAAAATTACTTGTGTTGATTTTCCGCGATGTACCAAGAAGAAAAGCGAATAAATTTTTCACGTGGGGCCAAGCAAGTGCAGCAGCGGCAAACGCTTTTTTGCATGGCGCACAAGATGGACAAAAGTTTATGGGGGTATTCATGCTAGGATTATTTTATAATAATTTAGCAGAAAAAACAGGGAATGGATTTGTTATCCCAATTTGGGTAATGGCCTTGTGTTCAATTACTATGGGTATCGGAACATCAGTCGGTGGTATGCGTATCATTAAATCAGTCGGAATGGACATGGTTAAATTAGAAACATACCAAGGATTTTCTGCCGACTTAAGTGCAGCAATTTGCTTGTTCTTAGCTTCTGTTTTTGGAATCCCTGTTTCAACGACACATACAAAAACAACTGCAATTATGGGTGTCGGTGCGTCTAGACGACTATCAAGTGTCGATTGGCGTATCGTCAGAGAAATGGTTTTTGCGTGGGTAATGACCTTCCCAGGATGTGGACTCATTGCATATGTGATGGCGAAACTGTTTGTTGCAATTTTTTAA
- a CDS encoding DUF47 domain-containing protein, with protein sequence MARKKQYNYFNTMELLAGNSHKAAEILEDIIDNYTVGSFEAKAEEIHRLEKDNDRMVDELTNELYDAFITPIDREDILIISECLDDILDGINGMTYLFENLVITEMRPETEHFASLVNKAARGVHTAMVEFPKFKNSKTLKNMIVEVNEIESEGDRLFSKLKKQLFSEENNVLEIIKWKEIYDRFESILNASEEAVDIIDGLIIKNT encoded by the coding sequence ATGGCAAGAAAAAAACAATACAACTATTTTAATACAATGGAGCTTTTAGCCGGAAATTCGCACAAAGCAGCAGAAATTTTAGAAGATATCATAGACAATTACACAGTCGGTTCTTTTGAAGCAAAAGCAGAAGAAATTCACCGCTTAGAAAAAGACAATGATCGTATGGTTGATGAATTAACTAATGAGCTATACGATGCGTTTATTACACCCATTGATCGTGAAGATATTTTGATTATTTCAGAATGTTTAGATGATATTTTAGATGGGATTAATGGTATGACCTATTTATTTGAAAACCTAGTGATTACAGAAATGCGTCCAGAAACTGAACATTTTGCGAGTTTAGTAAATAAAGCTGCTCGTGGTGTCCATACAGCAATGGTAGAATTTCCTAAATTTAAAAATTCTAAAACATTAAAAAATATGATTGTTGAAGTCAATGAAATTGAATCTGAAGGTGACCGTTTATTCAGTAAATTGAAAAAACAATTATTTAGCGAAGAAAACAATGTGTTAGAAATTATCAAATGGAAAGAAATTTATGACCGTTTTGAATCTATTTTAAACGCAAGTGAAGAAGCCGTAGATATTATTGATGGCTTGATTATTAAAAATACGTAA
- a CDS encoding undecaprenyl-diphosphate phosphatase translates to MFFENIIKAIILGIIEGITEWLPISSTGHLILADEFIKLNASEAFMTMFNVVIQLGAILAVVVLYFNKLNPFSPSKTTEENRETWSLWFKVIVAIIPSVILGLPLDDWLEENFHSFLPVAIMLIVYGIAFIIVEKRNKTKTPKVTNLTQITYQFALLIGMFQVLALIPGTSRSGATILGGILIGASRFVSAEFSFFLGIPTMFGASLLKIVKFITSGNSFDMNGIVTLLVGTVVSFIVSIIAIKFLMNYIKKNDFTAFGWYRIVLGIILIGYWAFMM, encoded by the coding sequence ATGTTTTTCGAAAATATTATTAAAGCAATTATTTTGGGTATTATCGAAGGGATTACCGAATGGTTGCCAATTAGTAGCACAGGGCATTTAATTTTAGCAGATGAGTTTATTAAACTAAATGCTTCTGAAGCCTTTATGACAATGTTTAACGTAGTCATCCAATTAGGAGCAATTTTAGCTGTCGTGGTACTCTACTTTAACAAATTAAACCCCTTCTCGCCGTCAAAAACGACAGAAGAAAATCGCGAGACATGGTCCTTATGGTTTAAAGTGATTGTTGCGATTATTCCATCAGTTATTCTTGGTTTGCCACTCGATGATTGGTTAGAAGAGAACTTCCATAGTTTCTTACCAGTTGCCATTATGTTAATTGTTTATGGGATTGCCTTTATCATCGTTGAAAAACGTAATAAGACAAAAACGCCAAAAGTCACTAATTTAACACAGATTACTTATCAATTTGCTTTACTGATTGGTATGTTCCAAGTGCTTGCGTTAATTCCTGGAACTTCTCGTTCAGGTGCAACTATTTTAGGTGGTATCCTAATTGGAGCTTCTCGCTTCGTTTCTGCTGAGTTCTCCTTCTTCCTAGGAATTCCAACCATGTTTGGTGCAAGCTTGTTAAAAATCGTTAAATTCATTACTAGCGGCAATTCGTTTGATATGAATGGGATTGTGACCCTGCTTGTTGGTACAGTAGTATCATTTATTGTTTCAATTATTGCGATTAAATTCTTAATGAACTATATTAAGAAAAATGACTTTACGGCCTTTGGTTGGTATCGTATCGTTCTTGGGATTATCTTAATTGGCTATTGGGCCTTTATGATGTAA
- a CDS encoding histidine phosphatase family protein, which produces MTKTELYIVRHGKTMFNTLQRVQGWCDTPLTKSGVERIQYLGLGLQDIDFSEAVSSDSGRAIETMRILLSEHPDGPVMPYRVDKRIREWCFGSLEGAYDAEMWGVIPRVLNFQNYDEMIDRDTTFKEICEAVYNADTANWAETYEELSTRVLTGFEDIAHRVEKNGGGKALVVSHGLTIAFLLNLVREENNVRMDLDNGSVTRLSYENGVFNCEEVGSTTYIEKGIEISKNLLS; this is translated from the coding sequence ATGACAAAAACAGAGCTTTATATCGTTAGACATGGAAAGACAATGTTCAACACACTCCAACGTGTACAAGGATGGTGTGACACACCTTTAACAAAATCAGGTGTCGAGCGCATTCAATATTTAGGGCTAGGGCTACAAGATATTGATTTTTCAGAAGCCGTTTCAAGTGATAGTGGACGTGCAATTGAAACGATGCGTATTCTTTTAAGTGAACATCCAGATGGACCTGTCATGCCTTATCGCGTGGATAAACGTATTCGTGAATGGTGCTTTGGCTCATTGGAAGGTGCGTATGATGCAGAGATGTGGGGCGTGATTCCACGTGTTTTGAATTTCCAAAATTATGATGAGATGATTGATCGTGACACAACATTTAAAGAAATTTGCGAAGCTGTCTACAATGCCGATACCGCAAACTGGGCAGAAACCTATGAAGAATTAAGCACACGTGTTTTGACTGGATTTGAAGATATTGCGCATCGGGTAGAGAAAAATGGTGGTGGTAAAGCGTTAGTTGTTTCGCATGGTTTAACTATTGCCTTTTTATTAAATTTAGTACGTGAGGAAAACAATGTTCGCATGGACTTAGACAACGGCTCTGTGACACGTTTAAGTTATGAGAATGGTGTCTTTAATTGTGAAGAAGTAGGGTCTACTACCTATATTGAAAAAGGCATCGAAATTTCTAAAAATTTATTAAGTTAA
- a CDS encoding MBL fold metallo-hydrolase encodes MKITRIITGRIEENCYLVWQDKDLLIIDPGADATVIAEQIKKTEAQPLAILLTHTHHDHIGAVDQLRDLYQIPVYVHPLEQEWLENPILNLSGAQNITARPAEYEWELKEYTIGTITFNVLATPGHSIGSVSFVFDDFVVSGDALFRGSIGRTDLYTGNLEQLLTSITTQLFTLPDELPVYPGHGDPTTIEREKQTNPFFQK; translated from the coding sequence ATGAAAATCACACGTATTATAACAGGACGTATTGAAGAAAATTGTTATTTGGTTTGGCAAGATAAGGATCTTTTAATCATTGATCCAGGTGCAGATGCCACAGTTATTGCAGAGCAAATCAAAAAAACAGAGGCCCAACCATTAGCCATCTTATTGACACACACGCACCACGATCATATTGGAGCGGTTGATCAATTACGTGACTTATATCAAATTCCTGTGTATGTCCACCCGCTAGAACAAGAATGGTTGGAAAATCCTATCTTAAATCTATCTGGTGCACAAAACATTACTGCTCGTCCTGCAGAATATGAATGGGAATTAAAAGAGTATACAATTGGAACGATTACGTTTAATGTTCTGGCAACACCCGGACATTCCATTGGTAGTGTTAGCTTTGTCTTCGATGATTTTGTGGTGTCAGGCGATGCCTTATTCCGTGGAAGCATTGGTCGTACAGACTTATATACAGGAAATTTAGAGCAACTACTAACGAGCATTACAACACAATTATTTACCTTACCTGATGAATTACCAGTTTATCCAGGACATGGAGATCCTACAACAATTGAACGAGAAAAACAAACCAACCCATTTTTTCAAAAATAG
- a CDS encoding phage holin family protein, whose amino-acid sequence MIDEWINQLTEQRVLYLLAVLAIAMMIDFFSGVLAAKIKQEITSKIGINGILRKIASMILLVFFLPVAFILPAYTGIAMLYVLYVGYLCLEIQSILENYKKMGMNTAPFRQFLLVLKELINKK is encoded by the coding sequence ATGATTGATGAATGGATAAACCAATTAACAGAACAACGCGTATTATATCTATTAGCTGTTTTAGCTATCGCTATGATGATTGATTTTTTCAGTGGCGTTCTTGCTGCAAAAATCAAACAAGAGATCACTTCGAAGATAGGAATTAATGGTATTTTACGCAAAATCGCAAGTATGATTCTTTTAGTATTTTTTTTACCAGTGGCGTTTATATTACCTGCTTATACCGGTATTGCGATGCTATATGTGTTGTATGTCGGGTATCTGTGTTTAGAAATTCAGTCTATTTTAGAAAATTACAAGAAAATGGGTATGAATACAGCTCCTTTTCGCCAATTTTTACTAGTATTGAAAGAACTGATAAACAAAAAATAA
- a CDS encoding ATP-dependent DNA helicase — MKRGKISVRKLVEFILRKGSIDNRKVSNHTAQEGARIHRKLQKAAGEDYQKEVFLKTEATVNGDTIIVEGRADGLFLHENQWVVDEIKTSEIQFEDVSSDQIELYFYQGMVYAYLYSLQEKLEQISVQLTYFQTIEEQITRRKREYTFEFLKSFFEELLEEYHKWLLFQEEWRRLRTSALQSLAFPYDSYRKGQRELAVAAYKTLRNQQRLFVEAPTGTGKTISTLFPAFKALGEERADRIFYLTAKTITRQVAEDALKALADVGAETKSITLTAKDKICFLDERKCNPDDCPYAEGYYNRINEGLWDLLHHENQFTRPVIEEYAKKHRLCPFELSLDVSLFCDVIIGDYNYLFNPTVYLRRFFEEPEENYYFLVDEAHNLVNRSREMYSATITRLAFKQMKEQLSKDFKKIHRVLNKIDKEFAAMKQIAKEDNWTFHHQAPPAEGLLNQLFKFSELIKEWLAAHTEDPAQEKVLAVYFDCLHFLKISEFYDDHYETTVEILPYDLRIRQFCIEPAPFLEKMLDKSQASILFSASFSPLNYYQEMLGGGEDALRYRLMSPFPVANQKICLTNYIQTTYKQRENSLPTIVEAIATMIQEKTGNYMVFFPSYKYLDDTYQLFQELFPNVQTIVQDTEMNEEEREQFLAKFTPNPSETLVAFCVLGGIFSEGIDLKGTRLIGSAIVGVGLPQINHEQELIRTYFDEQNKTGFDYAYQLPGMNKVLQAAGRVIRDLSDVGIVLLLDQRFNTPRYRQLFPPHWQPTVCYRPQELVQELRTFWQTTST; from the coding sequence ATGAAGCGAGGAAAGATTTCTGTTCGTAAATTAGTGGAATTCATTTTACGCAAAGGAAGTATCGATAATCGTAAAGTGAGTAATCATACTGCACAAGAGGGTGCGCGTATTCATCGGAAGTTGCAAAAGGCAGCAGGAGAAGATTATCAAAAAGAAGTCTTTTTAAAAACAGAAGCTACTGTAAATGGCGATACTATCATTGTTGAAGGTCGTGCAGATGGTCTCTTTTTACATGAAAATCAGTGGGTTGTCGATGAAATTAAAACATCCGAAATTCAATTTGAGGATGTCAGTTCCGATCAAATCGAATTATATTTTTATCAAGGGATGGTCTATGCTTACTTGTATAGTTTACAAGAAAAACTCGAACAGATTTCGGTCCAACTGACTTATTTTCAAACGATAGAAGAACAAATTACCCGTCGAAAAAGAGAGTACACTTTTGAGTTTTTAAAAAGTTTTTTTGAAGAGTTGTTGGAAGAATACCATAAATGGTTATTATTTCAAGAAGAATGGCGACGCTTGAGAACGTCTGCCCTTCAATCGTTGGCATTTCCTTATGACTCGTATCGAAAAGGGCAACGGGAATTAGCCGTGGCAGCATATAAAACATTGCGCAATCAACAACGATTATTTGTCGAAGCACCAACTGGAACTGGTAAGACGATTTCGACATTGTTTCCGGCTTTTAAAGCTCTTGGCGAGGAACGTGCGGACCGTATTTTTTATTTAACAGCAAAAACGATTACGCGACAAGTTGCAGAAGACGCATTAAAAGCATTAGCCGACGTGGGTGCTGAGACCAAAAGTATCACGTTGACTGCAAAAGATAAAATTTGTTTTTTAGATGAGCGTAAATGTAATCCTGATGATTGTCCTTATGCAGAGGGCTATTACAATCGTATTAATGAAGGGTTATGGGATTTATTACACCATGAAAATCAATTTACACGGCCTGTAATTGAAGAATATGCCAAAAAACATCGCTTATGTCCGTTTGAGTTATCCTTAGATGTTAGTTTATTTTGTGATGTGATTATTGGTGATTATAATTATTTATTTAATCCGACGGTCTATTTGCGACGCTTCTTTGAAGAACCAGAAGAAAATTATTATTTTCTAGTGGATGAGGCGCATAACCTAGTGAATCGTTCACGTGAAATGTATTCAGCAACAATTACTCGCTTGGCTTTCAAACAAATGAAGGAACAATTATCAAAAGACTTTAAAAAGATTCATCGTGTATTAAATAAAATTGATAAAGAATTTGCTGCAATGAAACAGATTGCGAAAGAAGATAATTGGACGTTTCACCATCAAGCACCACCTGCAGAGGGATTATTAAATCAGCTTTTCAAATTTAGTGAATTAATCAAAGAATGGTTGGCAGCTCATACAGAAGACCCGGCGCAAGAAAAAGTATTAGCAGTCTATTTTGATTGTTTGCATTTTTTGAAAATTAGTGAGTTTTATGATGATCACTATGAAACAACCGTTGAAATACTGCCGTATGATCTGCGGATTCGTCAGTTTTGTATTGAACCTGCGCCATTTTTGGAAAAGATGTTAGACAAGAGTCAAGCAAGTATATTGTTTTCTGCTAGTTTTAGTCCGTTAAATTATTACCAAGAAATGCTAGGTGGTGGTGAAGACGCGTTACGCTACCGTTTAATGAGTCCTTTTCCGGTGGCAAATCAAAAAATCTGTCTCACGAACTATATTCAAACGACATATAAACAACGAGAAAATAGTTTGCCTACTATTGTCGAAGCAATTGCTACGATGATTCAAGAGAAAACTGGAAATTATATGGTGTTCTTTCCTTCATATAAATACCTCGATGATACGTATCAACTTTTTCAAGAATTGTTTCCCAATGTGCAAACGATTGTTCAAGACACTGAGATGAATGAAGAAGAACGAGAACAGTTTTTGGCAAAATTTACACCTAATCCATCTGAAACGTTGGTCGCTTTTTGTGTCTTAGGTGGGATTTTTTCGGAAGGAATTGATTTAAAAGGCACTCGTTTAATTGGGAGTGCGATTGTCGGAGTGGGGTTGCCACAAATTAATCATGAACAAGAATTGATTCGCACCTATTTTGATGAACAAAACAAAACTGGTTTTGACTATGCGTATCAATTACCCGGAATGAATAAAGTTTTGCAAGCAGCAGGGCGTGTGATTCGTGACTTGTCTGATGTGGGGATAGTATTGTTATTAGACCAACGTTTTAATACACCACGTTATCGTCAATTGTTTCCACCTCATTGGCAACCAACTGTCTGTTATCGTCCACAAGAGTTGGTGCAGGAATTACGAACATTTTGGCAAACAACTAGCACTTAA
- a CDS encoding winged helix-turn-helix transcriptional regulator, which yields MFQYNEKEFYNTKDLAMYAIGGKYKIAIVWAFLEHGTLRLSELTKILPDINQRMIIRQLRELERDHIIQRTVYPVVPPKVDYELTGIGFELARVVQEICTWGDKYWASLKKTTSTQD from the coding sequence ATGTTTCAATATAATGAAAAAGAATTCTATAATACCAAAGACTTAGCGATGTATGCGATTGGTGGAAAATATAAAATTGCCATTGTTTGGGCATTTTTAGAACACGGTACCTTACGTTTGAGTGAGTTAACTAAAATTCTACCTGATATCAATCAACGGATGATTATTCGACAATTACGAGAATTAGAAAGAGACCATATTATTCAACGAACTGTCTATCCTGTCGTTCCTCCTAAAGTAGATTACGAATTAACAGGAATTGGATTTGAACTGGCTCGCGTGGTTCAAGAAATTTGTACATGGGGCGACAAGTATTGGGCTTCACTCAAAAAAACAACCAGCACGCAAGATTAA